In Bacillota bacterium, the DNA window GTCCAGGATCAGGAGCGCCCCCACCCGCTCCGTCAGCTCCCGGAGCCAGGCCAGGTAGCCCGGCTCCGGCGGGACAAAGGCGTTCTGCAGCGGCTCGACGATCACCGCCGCCAAGTCGGCGCCGTGGCGCTCGATGGCGCGCCGGCTCTCCTCGAAGTCGTTGTAGCGGAAGGTGTCGACGTACTCCTCCAGCGCCGGCGGAAGGCCCGCGCTCTCCGGGAGGTCGAGGGGCGGATGGACCGCCCGGGCGAGCTCCGAGTTGCCGCCGTGCCAGCCGCCGCGCGCCTTGAGGATCACCTTCCTGCCGGTGAAGGCGCGGGCCAGGCGGAGCGCGTACATGGTGGCCTCGGTTCCGGTGACGCAGAAACGGACCTCCTCCGCGGCGGGAAGGAGGCGGACCAGCGTCTCCGCCAGCTCCACCTGGAGGGGGTGGACGATGCCCCAGTGGGCCCCGCCCGCCGCCTGGGCCAGGAAGCGCTCCATCACCGGCTGCGGTCGGTGGCCCAGGATGTGGGCGTAGTGGCCCATCCAGAGGTCGACGTAGCGGTTGCCGTCCACGTCCCAGACGTACGCCCCCTCGGCCCGCTCCACGAAGAGCGGGTAGGGCGCGAAGTAGCGCAGGTTGTGGTGGACGCCGCCGGGCGCCACGCGCCGGGCGCGCTCGAAGAGCCGCCGCGAACCCGGCGTCATCTGCTCGTACCGCTCCGAGAAGAAGGACACCGGCTTCCCATCTCCTTCCCCGCCCGGCCGGCCGGCCGCCCGCCCGCCTAGGCGCCCAGGTAGGTCTCCTGCACCTCGGGGTTGTCCAGCAGCCGGGCCGCCTCGTCCGCCAGGGTGATGCGGCCCGTCTGCAGGACGTAGCCGCGGTCGGCGATGCGGAGCGCCTGGTGGGCGTTCTGCTCCACCAGCAGGATGGTCATGCCGTCCCGCTTCAGCTGCAGGATGGTCTCGAAGATCTGCTCCACCAGCACCGGTGCCAGCCCCATGGAGGGCTCGTCCAGGAGGAGGAGCCGCGGCCCGCTCATCA includes these proteins:
- a CDS encoding aminotransferase class III-fold pyridoxal phosphate-dependent enzyme, which produces MSFFSERYEQMTPGSRRLFERARRVAPGGVHHNLRYFAPYPLFVERAEGAYVWDVDGNRYVDLWMGHYAHILGHRPQPVMERFLAQAAGGAHWGIVHPLQVELAETLVRLLPAAEEVRFCVTGTEATMYALRLARAFTGRKVILKARGGWHGGNSELARAVHPPLDLPESAGLPPALEEYVDTFRYNDFEESRRAIERHGADLAAVIVEPLQNAFVPPEPGYLAWLRELTERVGALLILDEVITGFRLGLTGAQGLYGVRPDLFTLGKVVGGGMPVAVIAGRREILERASPLSGLPRGEAVLAGGGTFSAMPAAMAAGLAMVGYLEEHAPALYEELATRGEHLRRGLAQAFAAAGLPARVFGVGSLFSVAFPASSDVELKNNEDVESRTDLYRRDHQFRLGMLAHGVYLVNGGGALSTAHGEEEIERVVEAAAAVAEEMVRHGGEAGSA